A single window of Chlamydiales bacterium DNA harbors:
- a CDS encoding elongation factor Ts codes for MSEKVTAEKVKELRERTGVGMGKCKEALEQVGGDMERAIDFLRKAGMASAVKKEGRETKEGLVGYAEGKTAFSLVEMNAETDFVTQNEKFKEFLKEVCSDAAETKPASLEAFLAQKNRKDSSITNDEQRAIVMQSLGENIRVKRLTIIPKSPDLSIGFYSHMGGKIVCVVELQGGAGQEALARDIAMHIAAESPDYLAPQDVPSDVKSREEEVARGQVQGKPANIVDKIVEGKLKAFYDMSCLVCQKYVKDNSITITQLLENESKRLGKKLAIKRFLRWQVGA; via the coding sequence ATGAGCGAAAAAGTCACAGCAGAAAAAGTAAAAGAGCTCAGAGAGCGCACTGGCGTTGGCATGGGAAAGTGCAAAGAAGCACTTGAACAGGTCGGCGGCGATATGGAGCGCGCAATCGATTTTCTCCGTAAAGCTGGAATGGCGAGCGCTGTAAAAAAAGAGGGAAGAGAGACCAAAGAGGGTCTCGTCGGTTATGCTGAAGGCAAAACTGCATTCTCTCTTGTCGAGATGAACGCCGAGACAGACTTTGTCACGCAGAACGAGAAGTTCAAAGAGTTTCTTAAAGAGGTTTGCAGTGATGCAGCTGAGACAAAACCCGCTTCTCTAGAAGCGTTTTTAGCTCAGAAGAATCGCAAAGATTCGAGCATCACAAACGATGAGCAGCGCGCGATCGTGATGCAGAGCCTTGGCGAAAATATTAGAGTGAAGCGCCTCACAATCATCCCCAAGAGCCCAGACCTCTCTATCGGCTTCTACTCGCACATGGGCGGCAAGATCGTCTGTGTTGTAGAACTCCAAGGTGGAGCAGGGCAGGAAGCTCTAGCGCGCGATATCGCAATGCACATTGCAGCCGAGTCCCCAGACTATCTCGCTCCTCAAGATGTGCCCAGCGATGTCAAGTCGCGTGAGGAAGAGGTTGCAAGAGGCCAGGTTCAAGGCAAACCAGCCAACATCGTCGACAAGATCGTCGAAGGGAAGCTAAAAGCCTTTTACGATATGAGCTGCCTCGTCTGTCAGAAGTATGTGAAGGATAACTCCATCACCATTACTCAGCTGCTAGAGAACGAGTCGAAGCGCCTCGGCAAAAAACTCGCCATCAAACGCTTCCTTCGCTGGCAGGTTGGAGCATAA
- a CDS encoding protein arginine kinase, which produces MTQNPELSAFLFEHTPWQDEVNPIWPISAFTLHRNLARHNFPPKLQPNQYAQVLTSLKNSLLSCKELDRPRLIGAEELSALDKELLFEHFLCFESFQNTTAGQAFLIDQSAKFLALINIGDHLQIQLLDSSGGWEKSWNILSKIEGAIAETLGVAYSPKFGYLTSDPNISGTGLIVQVFLHLPALTHTEQLQEALVKQKEEEVAAISLQGRIEEIVGDIIVLKNGFTLGISEENILRALHTAAMKFMALEKNERVRLKNEGSVAIKDQVSRAYGLLLHSYQLQTKETMDALSLLKLGLDLGWVTGISDTKLNDILFKCRHAHLSHLSQEKSSDPNQLSHRRAEFIHKELQGVSLKTEET; this is translated from the coding sequence ATGACGCAAAATCCTGAACTCTCGGCATTTCTGTTTGAGCACACCCCTTGGCAAGATGAGGTGAATCCGATCTGGCCCATTTCAGCCTTTACTCTCCACCGCAACCTAGCCCGACACAACTTCCCTCCCAAGCTCCAACCAAATCAGTATGCCCAGGTTCTCACCTCCCTTAAAAATAGCCTCCTCTCTTGCAAGGAGCTCGACCGGCCTAGACTCATCGGTGCAGAGGAGCTCTCCGCTCTCGATAAAGAGCTCCTATTCGAACACTTTCTCTGTTTTGAGAGCTTTCAGAATACCACCGCCGGCCAGGCGTTTCTCATCGATCAGAGCGCGAAGTTTCTCGCTCTTATCAATATTGGAGATCATCTGCAGATCCAGCTGCTCGACAGCTCTGGAGGCTGGGAGAAGAGCTGGAACATCTTGAGTAAGATCGAGGGCGCAATTGCAGAGACGCTCGGCGTCGCCTACTCCCCAAAATTCGGCTACCTCACCTCCGACCCCAACATCTCTGGTACTGGCCTCATCGTACAGGTCTTTCTCCACCTCCCCGCCCTCACCCACACTGAGCAGCTTCAAGAGGCTCTTGTTAAGCAGAAAGAGGAGGAGGTCGCTGCCATCAGCCTGCAAGGCCGTATCGAAGAGATCGTCGGAGATATTATCGTTTTAAAAAACGGCTTTACACTCGGCATCTCTGAAGAGAACATCCTCAGAGCGCTTCACACCGCAGCCATGAAATTCATGGCTCTTGAGAAAAACGAGCGCGTCCGCCTTAAAAATGAGGGGAGCGTCGCAATTAAAGATCAGGTCAGCAGAGCCTACGGCCTCCTTCTCCACTCCTATCAACTACAGACCAAAGAGACCATGGACGCCCTCAGCCTCCTCAAGCTCGGCCTCGATCTAGGCTGGGTCACAGGCATCTCAGATACCAAGCTAAATGATATCCTCTTCAAGTGTCGCCACGCCCACCTCTCTCACCTCTCCCAAGAAAAGAGCAGCGACCCCAACCAGCTCTCCCACCGCAGGGCAGAGTTTATCCATAAAGAGCTCCAGGGCGTCTCTCTAAAAACAGAAGAGACTTGA
- a CDS encoding methyltransferase domain-containing protein yields MNLTANSNSREIAFLALCAVHKEEGLFLTHLLPPHDSLAREIALGTERRLLTLDYIGAKLASRGALKLKLKEKMLLRMAIYQHLFMDRIPPHALVHEMVELARSHCHSLFVKFLNAALRKLVAEKWSLPEGDTPQELSICYSYPLYFVELLLEEYHIQTTRKILDALNQPPPLTIRERFKGSIEIDPSELEKYATSRDYYFQSATQGLLIDQLAGQMKKPPKRVIDLCAAPGGKLIALQEHFPHAELVANEISEKRLKRLRDNLSKYQIAATLTNLPAEEYPEGELFDLILLDVPCSNSGVLHKRPEARWRITPEKIQELKKIQWACLQKAQRLLAPGGEIWYTTCSILHAENEEIVARAARELSLKPSAPHKHLPHEATREGAFACRFAR; encoded by the coding sequence ATGAACCTAACTGCAAATAGTAATTCACGTGAGATCGCATTTCTCGCTCTCTGTGCAGTGCACAAAGAGGAGGGGCTATTTCTCACCCATCTTCTTCCTCCGCACGACTCTCTTGCACGCGAAATTGCGCTTGGCACTGAGAGGCGTCTCCTCACTCTAGATTATATTGGAGCAAAGCTGGCTAGCCGTGGCGCTCTCAAACTGAAGTTAAAGGAGAAGATGCTGCTGCGGATGGCGATCTACCAGCATCTATTTATGGATCGAATTCCACCGCACGCCCTTGTGCATGAGATGGTGGAGCTCGCCAGATCCCACTGCCACTCTCTCTTTGTGAAGTTTCTAAATGCAGCGCTGCGCAAACTCGTAGCCGAGAAGTGGAGCCTTCCTGAAGGGGATACGCCGCAAGAGCTGTCGATCTGCTACTCCTATCCGCTCTATTTCGTCGAACTGCTGCTCGAAGAGTATCACATACAGACTACACGCAAGATTCTGGATGCGCTCAATCAACCTCCTCCTCTTACGATAAGGGAGCGTTTTAAAGGATCTATAGAGATTGATCCTTCTGAGCTAGAGAAGTACGCCACAAGTAGAGACTACTATTTTCAGAGCGCAACGCAAGGTTTGCTCATCGACCAGCTTGCTGGTCAGATGAAAAAACCGCCGAAGCGGGTGATCGATCTCTGCGCTGCGCCAGGTGGCAAACTCATTGCGCTTCAAGAGCACTTTCCGCATGCGGAGCTGGTTGCAAATGAGATCTCTGAAAAGCGGCTTAAAAGGCTGCGCGATAATCTTTCGAAGTATCAGATCGCGGCTACTCTGACCAATCTGCCTGCTGAGGAGTATCCGGAAGGAGAGCTCTTCGATCTGATCCTTCTTGATGTTCCTTGCAGCAACTCGGGCGTCTTACATAAGAGGCCCGAGGCGCGCTGGAGAATTACACCTGAAAAGATTCAAGAGCTTAAGAAAATTCAGTGGGCCTGCCTGCAGAAAGCGCAGCGCCTTCTCGCTCCCGGCGGTGAGATCTGGTACACCACCTGTAGCATCCTGCATGCAGAGAATGAAGAGATCGTGGCGCGCGCAGCGCGCGAGCTCTCTCTCAAACCCTCCGCCCCCCACAAGCACCTCCCCCACGAAGCCACCCGCGAAGGCGCCTTCGCCTGTCGATTCGCCCGCTAG
- a CDS encoding UMP kinase, protein MSMKVKYKRILLKLSGEALQGDGKFGFERSACEHIARSIKEIHEKGVEIGIVIGGGNVFRGAQASLFDFARTPADQIGMLATIINGLVLQQSLAAVGVESRVMSALSADSIVEKYNWKQALLSLQKKIPVIFVGGTGNPYFTTDTAGSLRASEMSAEILLKASTVDGVYTDDPKKNPKATKYSTLTYSEALAKNLKVMDATAIALCRENRIPIYVFNLFEKGALLKAICEERDGVVGGTIVQGE, encoded by the coding sequence ATGAGCATGAAGGTAAAGTACAAACGGATCCTGCTCAAACTCTCTGGCGAGGCCCTCCAGGGCGATGGAAAGTTCGGATTCGAGCGCAGCGCATGTGAACACATCGCTCGCTCGATTAAAGAGATCCATGAGAAGGGCGTAGAGATTGGCATCGTTATCGGCGGAGGAAACGTCTTCCGCGGAGCTCAAGCCTCCCTCTTCGATTTCGCCCGCACCCCAGCTGATCAGATCGGAATGCTCGCCACCATCATTAACGGCCTCGTGTTGCAGCAATCTCTTGCTGCTGTTGGCGTCGAGAGCCGCGTCATGAGCGCTCTTAGTGCAGACTCGATTGTAGAAAAGTACAATTGGAAGCAGGCCCTCCTCTCACTCCAAAAAAAGATCCCCGTCATCTTTGTTGGCGGCACAGGAAACCCCTATTTCACTACCGACACTGCAGGCAGCTTAAGAGCCAGTGAGATGAGCGCGGAGATCTTGCTCAAGGCTTCTACTGTGGATGGCGTCTACACCGACGATCCCAAGAAAAACCCGAAAGCCACCAAGTACAGCACACTGACATATTCAGAGGCACTCGCCAAAAATCTTAAAGTCATGGATGCTACAGCAATAGCACTCTGTCGTGAAAATCGTATTCCCATCTATGTTTTTAACCTCTTTGAAAAAGGAGCCCTGTTAAAAGCGATCTGTGAAGAGAGGGATGGAGTTGTTGGCGGCACCATAGTCCAAGGAGAATAG
- a CDS encoding MFS transporter, whose amino-acid sequence MSSLTKSLWFLWLSHLFMDFFTGIWPIYKTLANIDIAQAGLIAGVSGFLGEIFQVLFGYFSDRGYRKRVLLLGLVLSSSILWITFAQGISGSFLLLLLLMLGSGSFHPAAMGMAGALAGEKKKGSSILFFASGGAIGLGISQLAFTKLREVFQGHALIVFAPLLILIVLLIFHQFPKQVFAQPTLSLRGFFQPIMHCRKPLLLLYLSQVAVQGLVLSFMFLLPDILATRKCDSWLCMGGGHLCFVLGSALTMVPAGWLCDKYGQKKVLLTVVCGAGLLFYTFLTHPATSIGQIALMLSGLGAFLGIINPIIVSWGNRLVPESPSTVSALLMGFAWCFSNLGPAFAGFLAKFYVEEPYLNAIASLGGLLFLIFFFVLFMPRPEMAKKAVLVNDDQQPLQ is encoded by the coding sequence ATGTCCTCCCTCACAAAAAGCCTATGGTTTCTGTGGCTTAGCCACCTCTTCATGGATTTTTTTACAGGAATCTGGCCTATCTACAAGACGCTAGCGAACATCGACATCGCTCAAGCGGGTCTCATTGCGGGCGTAAGCGGCTTCCTGGGAGAGATCTTCCAAGTCCTCTTCGGCTACTTTTCAGACCGCGGCTACCGCAAGCGCGTTCTGCTACTTGGGCTTGTACTCTCATCATCGATCCTCTGGATCACCTTTGCTCAGGGAATCTCGGGCTCATTTCTTCTCCTTCTGCTTCTCATGCTCGGATCTGGATCTTTCCATCCAGCCGCTATGGGTATGGCAGGAGCTCTCGCCGGCGAGAAGAAGAAGGGGTCATCTATCCTCTTTTTTGCTTCAGGCGGCGCAATTGGCCTCGGCATCTCTCAACTCGCTTTTACAAAGCTGCGCGAGGTCTTTCAGGGTCACGCTCTCATCGTCTTCGCCCCTCTTCTAATCCTGATCGTTCTTCTTATCTTCCATCAATTCCCTAAACAGGTCTTTGCGCAACCTACCCTTTCGCTACGTGGTTTTTTTCAACCGATCATGCACTGCCGCAAGCCTCTCCTCCTCCTCTACCTCTCTCAGGTCGCGGTCCAAGGGCTCGTCCTCTCTTTTATGTTTCTGCTGCCCGACATCCTCGCTACGAGAAAGTGCGACAGCTGGCTCTGCATGGGCGGCGGCCACCTCTGCTTCGTTCTGGGTTCTGCCCTCACCATGGTTCCTGCTGGATGGCTCTGCGATAAGTATGGCCAGAAAAAAGTTCTTCTCACGGTTGTGTGCGGAGCTGGGCTGCTCTTCTATACTTTTTTAACTCATCCGGCAACATCGATAGGCCAGATCGCCCTCATGCTGAGCGGCCTCGGCGCCTTCCTGGGCATCATCAATCCAATTATCGTCTCGTGGGGCAATCGCCTTGTCCCCGAAAGTCCAAGCACCGTCTCCGCTCTCCTCATGGGCTTCGCCTGGTGCTTCTCAAACTTGGGCCCCGCCTTTGCGGGCTTCCTAGCCAAGTTCTACGTCGAAGAGCCCTATCTCAATGCGATCGCAAGCTTGGGTGGCCTCCTCTTCCTCATCTTCTTCTTCGTCCTCTTCATGCCCCGCCCAGAAATGGCCAAAAAAGCTGTTCTAGTGAACGACGATCAACAACCACTCCAGTAA
- the frr gene encoding ribosome recycling factor has protein sequence MSVPDQVKTKMQATVEHFKQELKGLRSNRANPAIIENVMVEVYGSNMRIKELANISVPESRQLQVSPFDPQTTGPIAKGIEKANLNLQPIVEGGAIRIMIPPMDENVRKEIVKQGKKKAEDSKITIRETRRKGNEQVRKQKADGEIAEDVMKKAEKSIQEYTDKFCKEIDDLFAQKEKEILTV, from the coding sequence ATGAGCGTTCCAGATCAAGTAAAAACAAAAATGCAAGCCACTGTTGAACACTTTAAGCAAGAGCTTAAGGGGCTTCGCAGCAACCGCGCCAACCCCGCCATCATTGAAAACGTGATGGTAGAGGTCTACGGCTCAAATATGCGCATTAAAGAGCTTGCGAACATCTCCGTTCCAGAGTCGCGCCAGCTCCAGGTGTCGCCATTTGATCCCCAAACAACAGGCCCCATCGCAAAAGGCATTGAAAAGGCGAACCTCAACCTTCAGCCCATCGTTGAAGGGGGCGCCATCCGCATCATGATCCCTCCGATGGATGAGAACGTCCGTAAAGAGATCGTTAAACAGGGCAAGAAGAAGGCAGAAGACTCCAAGATCACCATCCGCGAGACGCGCCGCAAAGGCAACGAGCAGGTGCGCAAACAGAAGGCCGATGGAGAGATCGCAGAGGATGTGATGAAAAAAGCCGAAAAGAGCATCCAAGAGTATACAGATAAGTTCTGCAAAGAGATCGACGACCTCTTTGCGCAAAAAGAGAAGGAGATTTTAACTGTTTAA
- a CDS encoding tetratricopeptide repeat protein, whose product MKKLIKLLFFLSTVTIFNISNGEQVNYASFSSLEEVICFETSCISNIPAFQYEQLSDAYSSRGESFLLCNRFLNALEDFQHAYDLAISVRNTATSHSLIFRALFGQAIAYGNLNKPDMADLASKALINIISKIQCSECLQSELSRDFDFQDPLPILYCSNNNVPIYGPDEISIHDCIDFINNTVGFCKILIQKAPSNSRETLKFIIDQLAEETRRCCRAGGLWKGCFQKLGNKYHLWNEKWKMFGIPPDPSWD is encoded by the coding sequence ATGAAAAAACTGATAAAACTCTTGTTTTTTCTCTCTACAGTTACAATCTTTAACATTTCTAACGGTGAACAGGTAAATTACGCTTCTTTCTCATCTCTTGAAGAAGTGATATGCTTTGAAACGTCATGCATTTCAAACATACCAGCGTTTCAATACGAGCAGTTATCTGATGCTTATTCTTCAAGAGGTGAAAGCTTTTTGCTTTGTAACCGTTTCCTGAATGCGCTTGAAGATTTCCAACATGCGTACGACTTAGCCATTAGTGTAAGAAATACAGCGACTTCTCACTCTCTCATTTTTAGAGCTCTTTTCGGTCAGGCCATCGCTTATGGAAATTTAAATAAGCCTGATATGGCCGACCTCGCTAGTAAAGCTCTTATTAATATCATCAGTAAAATCCAGTGTTCAGAATGCCTACAGAGCGAGCTTTCTAGAGACTTTGATTTCCAAGATCCACTTCCTATTCTTTACTGCTCGAATAACAATGTTCCAATCTACGGCCCCGATGAAATCTCAATCCACGATTGCATCGATTTTATCAACAATACGGTGGGTTTTTGCAAAATTTTGATCCAAAAAGCTCCTTCCAATAGCAGAGAAACTTTGAAATTTATTATCGACCAGCTAGCAGAAGAGACTCGGCGTTGTTGTCGCGCTGGAGGTTTATGGAAGGGCTGTTTCCAGAAGCTAGGCAACAAATATCATCTTTGGAATGAGAAATGGAAAATGTTTGGAATTCCCCCAGACCCTTCTTGGGATTAA
- a CDS encoding UvrB/UvrC motif-containing protein produces the protein MTERPVECGHCKKPAKVLYKEIEGKTTTCTEMCADCPILQQKLHGEVTPPKTAEGSTSGLCCGNCLTTLESVKTGNPVGCSECYSVFSDILVSQLMESDSIPSRLKKSLTMKRGQPLHVGKSPDKTVTIAASSRLLALNQALNDALKQENYEQAAWLRDQIKALTERSNDAKS, from the coding sequence ATGACTGAGAGACCGGTAGAGTGCGGCCATTGCAAAAAGCCAGCTAAAGTTCTGTACAAGGAGATCGAGGGCAAAACGACGACCTGCACAGAGATGTGTGCAGACTGTCCCATCCTTCAGCAGAAACTGCATGGCGAGGTGACCCCTCCTAAAACCGCAGAGGGAAGCACCTCAGGTCTCTGCTGTGGAAACTGCCTTACCACTCTCGAATCCGTAAAAACTGGCAACCCCGTCGGCTGCAGCGAGTGCTACTCTGTCTTTTCCGATATTCTTGTCTCTCAGCTCATGGAATCCGATAGCATCCCCTCTCGCCTAAAAAAGAGTCTAACGATGAAGCGCGGGCAGCCTCTTCATGTGGGAAAATCCCCAGACAAGACCGTCACCATCGCGGCCTCTTCGAGGCTCCTCGCCTTAAATCAGGCTCTGAACGACGCTCTCAAACAAGAAAATTATGAGCAGGCCGCTTGGCTGCGCGACCAGATCAAAGCACTTACCGAAAGATCCAATGACGCAAAATCCTGA
- the pgeF gene encoding peptidoglycan editing factor PgeF — MLRKKDQGVEWLEFELLADEPKLKHAIFLRHGGVSSGPFASLNVGGGTNDDAKCIEENRERVKRCMGVDELISGKQVHGKVIAHFEKRGQEVGDCDGLATDQKGAALMIKHADCQAAIIYDPILNVLANVHCGWRGNVQNIYAEAVAALSSRYGSKPENLLVGISPSLGPQNAEFKNYREELPESFWQFQIKSTYFNLWEVSRFQLLALGILPHHIQVASICTFDIREDYFSYRRDKVTGRNCTIALII; from the coding sequence ATGCTCAGAAAAAAAGATCAAGGCGTCGAATGGTTAGAGTTCGAACTATTAGCAGATGAACCAAAACTAAAACACGCGATCTTCTTGCGTCATGGAGGCGTGAGCTCTGGCCCATTTGCGTCTCTGAATGTGGGAGGCGGAACGAATGATGATGCGAAGTGCATCGAAGAGAACCGCGAAAGAGTGAAACGGTGTATGGGCGTGGATGAGCTCATCTCTGGCAAGCAGGTGCACGGAAAGGTGATTGCACACTTCGAAAAGCGTGGGCAAGAGGTAGGAGATTGCGACGGGCTTGCCACGGATCAGAAAGGCGCAGCTCTAATGATCAAACATGCGGACTGTCAAGCGGCGATCATCTACGATCCCATTCTCAATGTGCTAGCAAATGTCCACTGCGGCTGGAGGGGGAATGTTCAGAACATCTACGCTGAAGCGGTCGCAGCCCTTAGCAGCAGGTATGGGTCGAAGCCGGAGAACCTTCTGGTGGGGATCTCTCCCAGCTTGGGACCTCAAAATGCTGAGTTTAAGAACTACCGAGAAGAGCTCCCAGAGAGCTTCTGGCAATTTCAAATAAAATCTACCTATTTTAATCTCTGGGAGGTGAGCCGCTTTCAGCTGCTCGCTCTCGGCATCTTGCCTCACCATATTCAGGTTGCAAGTATCTGCACCTTTGATATTAGGGAGGACTATTTTTCCTATCGGAGAGATAAAGTTACTGGGCGTAATTGTACAATCGCACTTATTATTTAA
- the ispD gene encoding 2-C-methyl-D-erythritol 4-phosphate cytidylyltransferase, which translates to MTLNQTKYVSAILLMGGKGARFKSALPKQFHALAGKKIYLHTLERFLKSSLFAEIILVCPEEWAEEVKSDLEGCTDNIRIAVGGATRQESSYLGLLACSPQTTHVVIHDAVRPFVTEKILRENIAACQAFEAADTCTPSADTIVHSKDGQKIDEIPQRAHYLRGQTPQSFSYPLILKAHELAEKEGRAATDDCSLVLALGHPVRIVEGDESNIKITTDLDLYLAEQLFRRTSPPSEAGSAQRSLNGKLFAITGGTGDIGRAIGAALEKEGARVQLISRSSEPYMADLSSPSQCEALFKQLASIEGPLDGLINCIGLFKLKEVDALDSSEIEELISTNLTSVILSCKHAEIKEGGDIINIASSAYSRGRKGYAVYSAAKAAVVNFTQALAEERPWLRINALAPQRTQSRMRSSYFPEEEPSSLLTPTQVADAVLALLKEESSTTGITLEVRRADPLVNSR; encoded by the coding sequence ATGACATTGAATCAAACTAAATATGTAAGTGCAATTTTGCTGATGGGAGGAAAGGGCGCAAGGTTCAAAAGCGCGCTGCCCAAGCAGTTTCATGCGCTTGCGGGTAAGAAGATCTACCTCCACACGCTAGAGCGCTTTCTGAAGAGCAGCCTCTTCGCTGAGATCATCCTCGTCTGCCCTGAAGAGTGGGCCGAAGAGGTGAAGAGCGATCTTGAAGGCTGCACAGATAATATTCGCATTGCAGTTGGCGGCGCAACGCGCCAGGAGTCATCCTATCTCGGGCTACTCGCCTGCTCTCCCCAAACCACTCATGTGGTGATCCACGACGCTGTACGCCCCTTTGTCACTGAGAAGATCCTGCGCGAAAACATCGCCGCCTGCCAGGCTTTTGAAGCTGCAGACACCTGCACGCCCTCTGCCGATACGATCGTCCACTCAAAAGATGGCCAGAAGATCGACGAGATCCCCCAGAGAGCCCACTACCTGCGCGGGCAGACTCCCCAGAGCTTCTCCTACCCGCTTATCCTCAAAGCTCACGAGCTCGCGGAAAAGGAGGGGCGCGCCGCAACCGACGACTGCTCCCTCGTGCTTGCGCTCGGGCATCCCGTGCGGATCGTCGAGGGGGATGAGTCGAACATCAAAATCACCACCGATCTCGACCTCTATCTCGCAGAGCAGCTCTTCAGACGCACCTCCCCTCCTTCCGAAGCAGGTAGCGCGCAGAGATCTTTAAACGGCAAGCTCTTTGCCATTACGGGAGGAACGGGCGATATCGGCAGAGCGATCGGAGCTGCTCTGGAGAAAGAGGGAGCGCGCGTCCAACTGATCTCGCGCAGCTCAGAGCCCTACATGGCCGATCTCTCATCACCCAGCCAGTGCGAAGCTCTTTTCAAACAGCTCGCATCAATTGAGGGGCCTCTTGACGGACTCATCAACTGCATTGGGCTCTTTAAATTAAAAGAGGTGGACGCTCTAGATTCGAGCGAGATTGAAGAGCTGATCAGCACCAACCTGACAAGCGTCATTCTCTCTTGTAAGCATGCAGAGATTAAGGAGGGGGGAGATATCATCAACATCGCCTCTTCCGCCTACTCTCGCGGCAGAAAGGGGTATGCCGTCTACTCTGCGGCTAAAGCCGCTGTCGTGAACTTCACACAGGCTCTAGCAGAGGAGAGACCTTGGCTGCGCATCAATGCGCTTGCTCCACAGCGTACTCAGAGCCGCATGCGCAGCTCCTACTTTCCTGAAGAGGAGCCCTCATCTCTTCTCACTCCGACGCAAGTTGCAGATGCTGTGCTAGCTCTTCTCAAAGAGGAGAGCTCCACGACCGGCATCACCCTTGAAGTCCGCAGAGCTGACCCACTTGTTAACAGTCGTTAA
- a CDS encoding CPBP family intramembrane metalloprotease: MDFWQVILNTLSFFALMMATLSFWVKRTFWLWGTFTLLALLLGYQAKIIGPVGLIPLTLLGISHWMIVHKATTGHPRNVFIGLAVILSIGLNFHLFPGFQNWKFAESLTLGEGATSYTFWINFDKPFIGIFLLAWMIPLAQSKIEIVKILKKAIPLSILGTALMIGLSLYLGVIKWDPKLPWIICIWPLTNLFFAVIPEEAFFRGFIQEEIFQRFKPFTGLASIFAVSLTAVFFALMHIGWVRDPTFLSLVFVAGCVYGTIYQLTKSIESSILCHILVNLTHILLFTYPTLQHK, translated from the coding sequence ATGGATTTTTGGCAGGTGATTCTAAATACTCTCTCTTTCTTCGCCCTGATGATGGCGACTCTAAGCTTTTGGGTCAAACGCACCTTCTGGCTCTGGGGTACTTTCACTCTATTAGCCCTTCTCCTCGGATACCAGGCCAAAATCATCGGACCTGTCGGGCTCATTCCACTCACCCTTCTCGGCATCTCTCACTGGATGATTGTACATAAAGCAACAACTGGCCATCCGCGCAATGTCTTTATCGGCCTTGCAGTCATCCTATCGATCGGCCTCAACTTCCACCTCTTTCCGGGATTTCAAAATTGGAAGTTCGCAGAGTCGCTGACTTTAGGAGAGGGAGCCACGAGCTACACCTTCTGGATCAACTTCGACAAGCCCTTCATCGGTATCTTCCTGCTCGCATGGATGATTCCGCTTGCCCAGTCTAAAATTGAGATTGTGAAGATCCTAAAGAAGGCGATCCCACTCAGCATCTTGGGAACCGCCCTCATGATCGGCCTCTCTCTTTATCTTGGAGTGATCAAGTGGGATCCAAAACTCCCCTGGATCATCTGCATCTGGCCGCTTACAAACCTCTTTTTTGCGGTGATTCCCGAAGAGGCCTTTTTCCGAGGCTTCATTCAAGAGGAGATCTTCCAGCGCTTTAAACCATTTACTGGTCTCGCGAGCATCTTCGCCGTCTCTCTTACCGCGGTCTTCTTTGCACTGATGCATATCGGATGGGTGAGGGATCCAACCTTTCTCTCTCTCGTCTTCGTCGCAGGATGCGTCTACGGCACGATCTATCAACTCACAAAGTCGATCGAAAGCAGCATACTCTGCCACATCCTCGTCAACCTCACCCACATCCTCCTCTTCACCTACCCCACCCTCCAACATAAGTAA